One region of Sulfuriroseicoccus oceanibius genomic DNA includes:
- a CDS encoding SUMF1/EgtB/PvdO family nonheme iron enzyme, whose product MSILVYSPHGSASDHICGRLSHSTDQTPGLEITRCASAAEFTGFVAAAAEIPKALITHDEHFDTLLDALEPFLESMRLIVLAEHDLIPDLQQRLGSHPVMPLPGTGYALRVMLSEHPANDPACRLDEFQLAQLLSYGRMTHTFEATQTSIERPVFLHLLNHEHTHDAQVRREFLEDIQAKAKANHGSIIPVFQAIDNGIQLYYTEEHLLYDTLADRIRNKEPIEPTLAVHIVRAAASVLLHLLGLKVNSHQLEPEHIFLIQEAKDHCRIENTAYAGTASEEQLLQNLRNLLPAIIQSIDSAAPHATEVIDWLDQMMSQGTAPSGLRSTSIAARELLAKLEGRATAITVRPQDQSFVPKRAGGPGRPLPQKKKSPVPWIVAAVLAAVGLIVGLKLTGSNPAAPELPANIDLEEMVQIKGGSYRRDNASNPIKIETFWLSAHEVTIGQYAEFLDYLESSEDSDYLNHRNQPSTKRNHVPANWSVYYPLATAGGNYQGHKLTLHHPVFGVDWWDAYAYARWRGRRLPSEEEWEFAALGNPPRKYPWGHQWKPAFANTGADSRDGSVDGSAMTSAVYHPAADRTPEGVMGLAGNVAEWTASEVPDPSDPDLKAPVVKGGSYYAESVDLTARSLPTNRSSHAPYVGFRTATSRNPD is encoded by the coding sequence GTGAGTATTCTCGTCTACAGTCCGCATGGCTCCGCCTCAGACCACATCTGCGGGCGGCTGAGCCACTCGACCGACCAAACACCGGGCCTCGAGATCACACGCTGTGCCTCTGCCGCCGAGTTTACCGGCTTCGTAGCCGCTGCCGCCGAGATTCCAAAAGCGCTGATCACGCACGACGAGCACTTCGACACCCTGCTCGACGCGTTGGAGCCATTTCTTGAATCCATGCGGTTGATCGTGCTGGCAGAGCACGACCTCATCCCCGATCTGCAACAACGACTCGGAAGCCATCCCGTCATGCCTCTCCCCGGCACCGGCTATGCATTGCGGGTGATGCTCTCCGAACATCCGGCCAACGACCCTGCCTGTCGACTCGATGAGTTCCAACTCGCCCAATTGCTCTCGTACGGGCGGATGACCCACACCTTCGAAGCAACCCAGACGTCGATCGAGCGTCCGGTTTTCCTCCATTTGCTCAACCACGAGCACACCCACGACGCCCAGGTGCGGCGCGAGTTCCTTGAGGACATCCAGGCCAAGGCCAAAGCCAACCACGGCTCGATCATTCCGGTTTTCCAAGCCATCGATAACGGCATCCAGCTCTACTACACCGAAGAGCACCTGCTCTACGACACGCTGGCCGATCGGATCCGCAACAAAGAACCGATCGAGCCCACGCTCGCTGTGCACATCGTGCGCGCCGCGGCTTCCGTCCTGCTCCACTTGCTCGGGTTAAAGGTCAACAGCCACCAACTCGAACCGGAGCACATCTTCCTCATTCAGGAAGCCAAAGACCACTGCCGCATCGAAAACACCGCCTACGCCGGCACGGCCTCTGAGGAGCAGTTGTTGCAAAACCTGCGCAACCTGCTGCCTGCCATTATCCAATCCATCGATTCCGCCGCGCCGCACGCCACCGAAGTCATCGACTGGCTCGACCAGATGATGAGTCAGGGAACCGCACCATCCGGTCTGCGTAGCACGTCGATTGCAGCACGTGAGCTGCTCGCCAAGCTCGAAGGCCGGGCCACGGCCATCACCGTGCGCCCACAAGATCAATCCTTCGTTCCAAAACGCGCCGGAGGCCCTGGCCGACCACTTCCCCAAAAGAAGAAATCCCCCGTCCCTTGGATCGTCGCCGCCGTACTAGCAGCGGTCGGACTCATCGTCGGGCTGAAACTCACTGGCAGCAACCCCGCCGCCCCCGAACTTCCAGCCAACATCGACCTGGAGGAAATGGTTCAGATCAAAGGCGGAAGCTATCGCCGCGACAACGCCAGCAACCCGATCAAGATCGAAACCTTCTGGCTCTCCGCCCACGAAGTCACCATCGGCCAGTACGCCGAGTTTCTCGACTACCTCGAATCCTCGGAAGACTCCGACTACCTCAACCACCGCAACCAACCCTCAACGAAAAGGAACCACGTCCCCGCCAATTGGTCGGTCTACTACCCACTGGCCACCGCCGGAGGGAATTACCAAGGCCACAAGCTCACGCTGCACCACCCGGTTTTCGGCGTCGATTGGTGGGATGCCTACGCGTATGCCCGCTGGCGCGGTCGCCGCCTCCCGAGTGAGGAAGAATGGGAGTTCGCCGCACTCGGAAACCCACCGCGCAAGTACCCGTGGGGCCACCAGTGGAAGCCGGCATTCGCCAACACAGGTGCCGACTCCCGCGACGGATCGGTCGACGGATCCGCCATGACATCCGCAGTCTACCACCCGGCTGCCGACCGCACACCAGAGGGCGTCATGGGACTCGCAGGGAACGTGGCCGAATGGACCGCCTCGGAAGTACCAGACCCCAGTGACCCCGACCTCAAGGCTCCGGTGGTCAAAGGCGGGTCCTACTATGCCGAAAGCGTCGACCTGACCGCCCGCTCACTGCCGACCAACCGCTCGAGCCACGCGCCCTACGTTGGCTTCCGCACGGCCACCAGCCGCAACCCGGATTGA
- a CDS encoding MBL fold metallo-hydrolase: MKFTNLSRGNEIGSNSYLLECGRTNIVLDSGMHPKRDGLDSTPDFPLLRDRMIDTIFVTHSHLDHVGTLPLLQKEHPEADVYMSPETIDLADALLHNSVNVMRSRAIEEEILEYPLFEHYDVEEESKLWLPARTRNRFSVGRDEDPVTAEFFDAGHILGSVGVRLEHDGKSLFYTGDVHFEDQTISMAADFPRDHVDTLVMETTRGASERRPDYTRSSEITRLIDAIEETLERGGAVLIPVFAMGKTQELLTILHGCKQRGLLRDAPLHMGGLSTKMTTIFDRHAATTRRKNKGFRILREVDLQMRRRRDRSPLRPQAGGIYALSSGMMTEKTTSNQFARGFLKNPKNSIIFVGYADPASPAGAILEADRGDQIQLDHRYPAEPLNCDVHRFDFSGHATREELVHFATDVRPKKVVLVHGDTPALDWFQQTLSRELPDSEILIPQPGQALEL; this comes from the coding sequence ATGAAATTCACCAACTTATCCCGCGGCAACGAAATCGGATCCAACTCGTACCTGCTCGAATGCGGACGCACCAACATCGTCCTCGATAGCGGCATGCACCCGAAGCGAGACGGACTCGACAGCACGCCCGATTTCCCATTGCTGCGCGACCGGATGATCGACACCATCTTCGTCACCCACTCCCACCTCGACCACGTCGGCACTCTCCCACTACTCCAAAAAGAACACCCGGAAGCCGATGTCTACATGTCGCCCGAAACCATCGACTTGGCCGATGCACTGCTCCACAACTCGGTCAATGTCATGCGCTCGCGTGCCATCGAAGAGGAAATCCTGGAGTACCCGCTCTTCGAGCACTACGACGTCGAGGAAGAATCCAAGCTCTGGCTTCCCGCAAGAACTCGCAACCGCTTCTCCGTCGGACGCGATGAAGATCCAGTCACCGCCGAATTCTTCGACGCCGGCCACATTCTCGGCAGCGTTGGTGTGCGCCTTGAGCACGATGGCAAGTCGCTCTTCTACACGGGCGACGTCCACTTCGAAGACCAAACCATCTCAATGGCCGCCGACTTCCCACGCGATCACGTCGACACACTCGTAATGGAGACAACCCGCGGTGCCAGCGAACGCCGACCGGACTACACCCGCAGCTCGGAGATCACCCGCCTCATCGACGCCATCGAAGAAACTCTCGAACGCGGAGGCGCCGTCCTGATTCCCGTCTTCGCCATGGGCAAAACCCAGGAATTGCTCACCATTCTTCACGGATGCAAACAGCGCGGCCTGCTGCGCGATGCCCCACTTCACATGGGCGGGCTCAGCACCAAAATGACCACTATCTTCGACCGCCACGCTGCGACCACCCGACGCAAGAACAAAGGGTTCCGCATCCTGCGTGAGGTCGATTTGCAGATGCGTCGTCGTCGCGACCGCTCACCGCTGCGCCCACAAGCCGGCGGGATCTACGCACTTTCCAGCGGCATGATGACTGAGAAGACCACGTCGAATCAGTTCGCTCGCGGGTTCCTCAAGAATCCGAAAAACTCGATCATCTTCGTGGGTTACGCGGACCCAGCGTCGCCGGCCGGAGCAATCCTCGAAGCCGACCGCGGCGACCAAATCCAACTCGACCACCGCTATCCAGCCGAGCCGCTCAACTGTGACGTCCACCGTTTCGACTTCAGCGGCCACGCCACCCGCGAGGAACTCGTCCACTTCGCCACCGACGTACGACCAAAGAAAGTCGTCCTCGTCCACGGTGACACCCCGGCTCTCGATTGGTTCCAGCAAACCCTCAGCCGCGAACTTCCGGACAGCGAGATCCTCATCCCACAACCAGGCCAAGCTCTCGAACTCTAG
- a CDS encoding anthranilate synthase component I family protein yields MNPSPRADLEAFRKATTANDGDGVVWLDAAGRSEGEVNPGARLFSDPVAVVTGNLMDPVDRDRLRAALAELNPERGALAGAVDYDGSFQFGVYTDYLTSPASFAGRAVEDLPPPLDPAPELQPEMSRGQFCDAVARIKEYIAAGDIYQVNLAQRFSGAGISGAAAVQLYQRLRGYSPAPRGAFVSLQGRQLLSASPELFLEFDPETRRLVTRPIKGTRPRRSDQAADAQSREELLASEKERAELIMITDLERNDLGQVCEFGSVAVSEIACLESFEQVYHLVSTVGGTLASGVDAIDAMAACYPGGSITGAPKKRAMEIIEELEPCPRGPYTGAIGFFGADGSAGFNIAIRTMVATEEEMSFHVGAGIVADSDPAAEYEETLHKGKGMALALGLPWSV; encoded by the coding sequence ATGAACCCATCACCCCGCGCAGACCTTGAGGCGTTTCGGAAGGCAACCACTGCAAACGACGGCGACGGTGTGGTGTGGCTGGATGCGGCGGGACGGTCGGAAGGGGAAGTGAACCCCGGGGCGCGATTGTTCTCCGACCCGGTCGCCGTGGTGACGGGGAACCTAATGGATCCTGTGGATCGAGACCGGCTGCGCGCGGCGTTGGCGGAACTCAATCCGGAGCGAGGGGCATTGGCCGGAGCGGTGGACTATGACGGGAGCTTTCAATTCGGGGTGTACACGGATTACCTGACGTCACCGGCGAGCTTTGCGGGGCGCGCGGTTGAGGATTTGCCGCCGCCATTGGATCCGGCGCCCGAATTGCAGCCGGAGATGAGTCGTGGCCAGTTTTGTGACGCGGTTGCGCGGATCAAGGAATACATTGCCGCCGGAGATATCTACCAAGTGAACCTGGCTCAGCGTTTTTCCGGGGCGGGGATTTCAGGTGCGGCGGCGGTTCAGCTTTACCAGCGGCTGCGCGGGTATTCGCCAGCGCCGCGCGGGGCGTTTGTTTCGCTGCAGGGGCGGCAGTTGTTGAGTGCGTCGCCTGAGTTGTTTTTGGAGTTTGATCCGGAGACCCGGCGCTTGGTGACCCGTCCGATCAAGGGGACCCGTCCGCGGAGAAGCGATCAGGCGGCGGACGCGCAATCGCGAGAGGAGTTGTTGGCTTCGGAAAAAGAGCGGGCCGAGTTGATCATGATCACGGATCTGGAACGCAATGATCTGGGGCAGGTCTGCGAGTTCGGATCGGTCGCTGTTTCTGAAATCGCCTGTCTTGAGTCGTTCGAGCAGGTGTATCACCTGGTTTCCACGGTGGGCGGGACGCTGGCATCAGGCGTGGATGCGATTGACGCGATGGCCGCGTGTTATCCCGGCGGATCCATCACAGGAGCCCCGAAGAAGCGGGCGATGGAAATTATCGAGGAACTGGAACCGTGCCCGCGCGGCCCCTATACCGGCGCGATTGGGTTCTTTGGGGCCGACGGCAGTGCCGGATTTAACATTGCGATTCGCACGATGGTGGCCACCGAGGAGGAGATGTCATTCCATGTCGGCGCTGGGATTGTCGCCGACTCGGATCCCGCGGCTGAGTACGAGGAGACCTTGCACAAAGGCAAGGGGATGGCGCTCGCGTTGGGGCTGCCGTGGAGTGTGTGA
- a CDS encoding DUF1800 domain-containing protein — translation MDMTPLPPARWSNELAAHLLNRAGFGAPPDVVEAVFRMGHRRAVRALMTGELPLRPLGGVVVEPAWYHHDDGKEAEIRAEQKELRQQKREVKDFSAREVITKRERELRQQLNRMRRQRSTEMTRWWFETMRTASDPLLEKMTLFWHGHFATSLEKVNEPRLMLRQNMTFREHGMGDVRELTRKMAYDPAMMIYLDIQQSHRNKPNENYGRELLELFTLGEGNYTEKDIKEAARAFTGIRWNRETDVVRMNPKLHDSEPKKFLGEVGRHGPDEIVDIIFSQDRASEFLAHKLLRYFLVDSPPRRMVMALALEIRRVKYDMRRTLGAMFSAEWFFRRPYVRAQIKSPIEFLTQLMIQLELGDVPENLVMHCQKSLGQQLFRPPNVAGWPGGKLWITTDTLLERYNIAGIFSRAHCDPDYAVEAMGVVGRKRPQLKDGDNARRRKRLLAQLRKQVPRPDIEKIAPLELRARPDQMVDALAQRFYQFPMRREDRDSFVAFAESRVDGGKPLAEKDLAELVHLMLSTPYYQLT, via the coding sequence ATGGACATGACCCCACTGCCCCCGGCCCGCTGGTCGAATGAACTTGCAGCCCACCTGCTCAACCGAGCGGGGTTTGGTGCGCCGCCCGATGTGGTGGAGGCGGTTTTTCGAATGGGGCACCGGCGTGCGGTGCGGGCTTTGATGACTGGGGAGTTGCCGCTGAGGCCCTTGGGCGGTGTGGTTGTTGAGCCCGCCTGGTATCACCACGACGATGGCAAAGAGGCGGAGATCCGCGCCGAGCAAAAGGAGCTGCGGCAGCAGAAGCGTGAGGTGAAAGATTTCAGCGCTCGTGAGGTGATCACCAAACGTGAACGCGAACTGCGGCAGCAACTCAACCGGATGCGGCGTCAGCGCAGTACGGAGATGACGCGGTGGTGGTTCGAAACCATGCGCACGGCGAGCGACCCTTTGTTGGAGAAGATGACGCTTTTCTGGCACGGGCACTTTGCCACCAGCTTGGAGAAGGTGAATGAACCACGGCTGATGCTGCGCCAGAACATGACATTCCGCGAGCATGGCATGGGCGATGTGCGCGAGTTGACCAGGAAAATGGCGTACGACCCGGCCATGATGATCTACCTGGATATTCAGCAGAGCCATCGCAACAAACCAAACGAGAACTACGGGCGGGAGTTGCTTGAGTTGTTCACTCTGGGTGAGGGGAACTACACGGAAAAAGATATCAAGGAGGCCGCCCGTGCATTTACCGGGATCCGCTGGAACCGGGAAACCGATGTGGTGCGCATGAACCCGAAGCTCCACGATTCGGAGCCGAAGAAGTTCCTCGGTGAAGTGGGACGCCATGGGCCGGATGAGATTGTCGACATCATCTTTTCCCAGGATCGGGCGAGTGAATTCCTCGCACACAAGTTGCTGCGCTACTTTTTGGTCGATTCTCCGCCGCGTAGGATGGTGATGGCGCTGGCGCTTGAGATACGGCGGGTGAAGTACGACATGCGGCGCACATTGGGGGCGATGTTCTCCGCCGAGTGGTTTTTCCGCAGACCGTATGTCAGGGCGCAGATCAAGAGTCCGATAGAGTTTCTGACCCAGTTGATGATTCAACTCGAACTCGGTGATGTGCCGGAGAACCTGGTGATGCACTGCCAGAAGAGCTTGGGGCAGCAGTTGTTCCGGCCGCCGAACGTGGCGGGTTGGCCGGGCGGGAAGCTGTGGATTACCACAGACACGCTGCTCGAGCGCTACAACATTGCCGGCATCTTTTCCCGTGCGCACTGCGACCCGGATTATGCGGTGGAGGCGATGGGAGTGGTCGGGCGCAAGCGGCCGCAACTCAAGGACGGGGACAACGCGCGCCGCCGCAAGCGATTGCTGGCTCAACTGCGCAAGCAGGTGCCGCGTCCGGACATTGAGAAGATTGCGCCGCTGGAATTGCGCGCGCGTCCGGATCAGATGGTCGATGCGTTGGCGCAGCGCTTTTACCAGTTTCCGATGCGCCGCGAGGACCGTGATTCGTTTGTGGCATTTGCCGAGAGCCGGGTGGATGGCGGCAAGCCGCTGGCCGAAAAGGATCTGGCTGAGCTGGTTCATTTGATGCTTTCCACCCCGTATTACCAACTGACCTGA
- a CDS encoding DUF1501 domain-containing protein, whose protein sequence is MSKRSSYQSLATRRRFLRTGLLGAAAATSVPAFLERTFAGMHHAADAASAVQGVTGKDGTILVVVQLAGGNDGLNTVVPWADDAYYQARKKIAIPQNQVLKVNDQIGFAPAVKYFHEAFDNGELALVQGVGYPNPNRSHFRSTEIWEQATAADKTAHTGWLGRYFDNACDGEDPVPGIALTNQKPDSFVAARKQGITLDAPELYKWVDGGEGGARRSEVFDHLNAPDDEQDGASTGQMTSGVKKDTGIHSAGEALDFLERTALDARLSSDKVGEIVRKSKSKISYPGTPIGRNLQLISRMIEGGLSTRVYYASHGGFDTHNNQRGAHPARLGQLDQALRAFFKDLKAQGNYERVVLMTFSEFGRRVAENANAGTDHGAAAPLFLMGGGVKGGIVGDHPSLTDLHRGDLKFSVDFRSVYASLLEQWLGTNSEAVLRGKFKPLDLIRRG, encoded by the coding sequence ATGAGCAAGAGAAGTAGCTATCAATCATTGGCGACCCGCAGGCGCTTTTTGCGCACGGGCTTGTTGGGTGCGGCGGCGGCCACCAGCGTGCCGGCCTTTCTTGAACGGACATTTGCGGGAATGCACCACGCGGCGGATGCGGCATCGGCCGTGCAAGGGGTGACCGGCAAGGACGGAACCATTCTGGTGGTGGTGCAGTTGGCTGGGGGGAATGACGGACTGAATACCGTCGTCCCGTGGGCGGACGATGCCTATTACCAGGCGCGGAAGAAGATCGCGATCCCGCAGAACCAGGTGCTCAAGGTGAACGATCAGATCGGCTTTGCTCCGGCGGTGAAGTATTTCCACGAGGCCTTCGACAATGGCGAGCTCGCGCTGGTTCAAGGCGTGGGCTACCCGAACCCAAACCGATCGCACTTCCGCTCGACCGAGATTTGGGAGCAGGCCACCGCCGCGGATAAGACCGCACACACCGGGTGGCTCGGCCGCTATTTCGACAATGCGTGCGACGGCGAGGACCCGGTGCCGGGGATCGCACTGACCAATCAGAAGCCGGACAGCTTTGTCGCCGCCCGCAAGCAGGGGATCACCTTGGATGCCCCGGAGTTGTACAAGTGGGTGGATGGCGGTGAGGGAGGGGCGCGGCGCAGTGAGGTTTTTGATCATTTGAACGCACCGGATGACGAGCAGGATGGAGCATCGACCGGGCAGATGACCTCGGGTGTGAAAAAGGACACGGGGATCCATTCGGCGGGTGAGGCGTTGGACTTTCTTGAGCGTACGGCGCTCGACGCGCGGTTGAGCTCTGACAAGGTCGGCGAGATCGTACGCAAATCGAAGTCGAAGATCAGCTACCCCGGCACTCCGATCGGGCGCAATTTGCAGCTGATTAGCCGGATGATCGAGGGAGGTCTATCGACGCGGGTTTACTATGCCAGCCACGGTGGGTTCGATACGCATAACAACCAGCGGGGAGCGCATCCGGCGCGGTTGGGCCAGCTCGATCAGGCGCTGCGGGCATTTTTCAAAGACCTCAAGGCACAGGGGAACTACGAGCGGGTCGTGTTGATGACGTTTAGTGAGTTTGGTCGGCGCGTGGCGGAAAATGCCAATGCCGGCACCGATCACGGAGCCGCCGCCCCTTTGTTTTTGATGGGAGGTGGAGTGAAGGGCGGAATCGTAGGCGACCACCCGAGCCTGACTGATCTCCACCGCGGCGACCTCAAGTTCTCGGTCGATTTCAGGTCGGTCTATGCGTCGTTGCTGGAGCAATGGCTGGGCACGAACAGCGAGGCTGTGTTGCGGGGGAAGTTCAAGCCGCTGGATTTGATCCGCAGAGGGTGA
- a CDS encoding NAD(P)H-hydrate dehydratase, whose protein sequence is MLVSPQQMLDAEADWMNAHGNAGTLMEKAGLGISRAIAGHFPPHLRRGTLVLALGPGNNAGDACVAARPFAAAGWTIRWIAACPERPLSDLTQKNLAALGECAKKLNSAHEPDPDWPRPLVVVDGLLGIGARPPLRGPVAAATQWINHWRTVHNAFTVSIDLPTGLDGTTGEADTHCIVADLTATVCQPKTGLVTDNASPYVGRLEVIPLPELQPAGDTTHQVTTRQMLAAWLPRPAHDQHKSTAGRVLVVAGSPGMTGAAALTAHAALRSGAGLVTIITHPSSIDQVAARCAPEIMVQPFPSDDHIDWKSFDAVALGPGLGANSDTLACNILRQCPLPVVVDADALNALSRLSVAERSPLLDQPAGPRILTPHPGEFRRLANDLTGTRAERARAFTERHPGSVLLLKGQRTLTGSQDGPLLANPTGHAGMATAGMGDTLTGICAAFAARGLAPAISAAAAAWIHGRAAEIASFLGPRHTAVDSLTASDVIDHIGSALDDLRTL, encoded by the coding sequence ATGCTCGTCTCTCCACAACAGATGCTCGACGCCGAAGCGGACTGGATGAACGCTCACGGCAACGCGGGCACATTGATGGAGAAGGCCGGACTCGGCATCTCCCGCGCCATCGCCGGTCACTTCCCGCCCCACCTGCGCCGCGGCACTCTCGTTCTCGCATTGGGGCCCGGCAACAACGCCGGCGATGCCTGCGTCGCCGCCCGCCCATTCGCCGCTGCCGGCTGGACGATCCGATGGATCGCAGCCTGCCCGGAGCGTCCACTCTCGGACCTGACGCAGAAGAATCTGGCCGCTCTCGGAGAATGCGCCAAGAAGCTCAACTCCGCCCACGAACCGGATCCTGACTGGCCCCGCCCATTGGTCGTCGTCGACGGATTGCTCGGAATCGGTGCCCGCCCACCCCTCCGCGGCCCGGTAGCCGCCGCCACCCAATGGATCAACCACTGGCGCACCGTACACAACGCGTTCACTGTCTCCATCGACCTGCCAACCGGACTCGACGGCACTACCGGCGAAGCCGATACCCACTGTATCGTAGCCGACCTCACCGCCACCGTCTGCCAACCCAAAACCGGACTGGTCACAGACAACGCCTCCCCATACGTCGGAAGACTCGAAGTCATCCCACTCCCGGAACTGCAACCCGCAGGCGACACCACTCATCAGGTCACCACCCGCCAAATGCTCGCAGCGTGGCTCCCACGCCCTGCGCACGATCAGCACAAGTCCACCGCAGGCCGCGTCCTCGTTGTCGCCGGATCACCCGGGATGACGGGCGCCGCCGCGCTCACCGCCCACGCCGCATTGCGCTCCGGCGCCGGTCTCGTCACCATCATCACCCATCCAAGCAGCATCGACCAAGTCGCCGCTCGCTGCGCCCCCGAGATCATGGTGCAGCCCTTCCCCTCAGACGACCACATCGACTGGAAGTCATTCGATGCCGTAGCGCTCGGCCCCGGACTGGGTGCGAACTCAGACACGCTGGCCTGCAACATTCTGCGCCAATGCCCACTTCCGGTCGTCGTCGATGCCGACGCATTGAACGCACTTTCCCGCCTCTCCGTGGCCGAACGCAGCCCGCTGCTCGACCAACCCGCCGGCCCGCGTATCCTCACCCCACACCCCGGTGAGTTCCGCCGACTCGCCAACGACCTGACCGGTACCCGTGCCGAACGCGCACGCGCGTTCACCGAACGCCACCCCGGCTCGGTTCTCCTGCTCAAAGGACAACGAACACTCACTGGCTCGCAGGACGGCCCCTTGCTAGCCAACCCAACCGGTCACGCCGGCATGGCCACCGCTGGCATGGGAGACACCCTCACCGGTATCTGCGCCGCCTTCGCCGCCCGCGGCCTCGCCCCCGCCATCAGCGCGGCCGCCGCCGCATGGATCCACGGACGTGCCGCCGAGATCGCCTCCTTCCTCGGCCCTCGCCACACCGCGGTCGATTCACTCACCGCATCGGATGTGATCGACCACATCGGCAGCGCACTCGACGACCTGCGCACCCTGTAA
- a CDS encoding N-acetylmuramoyl-L-alanine amidase family protein, translating into MTSQPLTHRITARTALIRGLLCLLCMAVAALAVPQAHARKIDTVVIDAGHGGFNLGQRNGQVYEKWLALDVSLRLDKYLRKKGVKTVLTRRSDVFISLPERVRIANRYSKNSIFVSVHFNGASNRNAHGLETFHYSRNSKELAARIQTEIVRATRRRDRGVKQARFHVIRNTKQQAVLVECGFLTNARELKLCKTGKYRQAMAEAIGRGVLKHLKAIN; encoded by the coding sequence ATGACATCACAGCCCCTCACCCACCGCATCACCGCCCGGACGGCTCTCATCCGCGGGCTCCTCTGCCTGCTCTGCATGGCCGTGGCAGCGCTTGCCGTACCGCAAGCCCACGCCCGCAAGATCGACACCGTGGTGATCGATGCCGGCCACGGTGGGTTCAACCTCGGTCAACGCAATGGCCAGGTTTATGAAAAGTGGCTCGCTCTCGATGTCTCGCTCCGTCTCGACAAATACCTGCGCAAAAAGGGCGTCAAAACCGTCCTCACCCGCCGTAGTGACGTCTTCATCTCACTGCCGGAACGCGTCCGTATCGCCAACCGCTACTCGAAAAACTCAATCTTCGTCAGCGTCCACTTCAACGGCGCCAGCAACCGCAACGCCCACGGCCTCGAAACATTCCATTATTCGCGCAACTCAAAAGAGCTCGCGGCTCGTATCCAAACCGAAATCGTCCGCGCCACGCGCCGACGTGACCGCGGGGTCAAGCAAGCCCGCTTCCACGTGATCCGGAACACCAAGCAGCAAGCGGTTCTCGTCGAGTGCGGGTTCCTCACCAACGCTCGCGAACTCAAGCTGTGTAAAACCGGCAAATACCGCCAAGCCATGGCAGAGGCCATCGGCAGAGGCGTTCTAAAACACCTCAAGGCCATCAACTAA